One window of the Pseudochaenichthys georgianus chromosome 21, fPseGeo1.2, whole genome shotgun sequence genome contains the following:
- the rprma gene encoding protein reprimo A, which yields MNNTGFNQTEGGLLNKTEELFCCNFSSVVTDNGFVPAAPDERSLFVMRVVQIAVMCVLSLTVVFGIFFLGCNLLIKSEGMINFLVTDRRPSKETEAVIVGAY from the coding sequence ATGAATAACACCGGGTTCAACCAAACGGAGGGAGGACTGCTCAACAAGACCGAAGAGTTATTCTGCTGCAACTTTTCCTCCGTGGTGACTGATAACGGCTTTGTGCCCGCTGCTCCGGATGAGAGGAGTCTCTTCGTCATGAGGGTGGTCCAGATAGCAGTGATGTGCGTTTTGTCCCTCACGGTGGTCTTTGGCATATTTTTCTTGGGTTGCAACCTTCTCATAAAGTCAGAGGGAATGATCAACTTTTTAGTAACGGACAGGAGACCGTCTAAAGAAACGGAGGCAGTTATTGTTGGAGCCTACTGA